One segment of Pseudobythopirellula maris DNA contains the following:
- a CDS encoding PEP-CTERM sorting domain-containing protein (PEP-CTERM proteins occur, often in large numbers, in the proteomes of bacteria that also encode an exosortase, a predicted intramembrane cysteine proteinase. The presence of a PEP-CTERM domain at a protein's C-terminus predicts cleavage within the sorting domain, followed by covalent anchoring to some some component of the (usually Gram-negative) cell surface. Many PEP-CTERM proteins exhibit an unusual sequence composition that includes large numbers of potential glycosylation sites. Expression of one such protein has been shown restore the ability of a bacterium to form floc, a type of biofilm.) — protein MLITGCLIGPAASVMAQGLIYVDAKDGYYPNNNLYSTSEGAIGTLIEPGNNDFVNGDGRFPEDGAWHWANFGSTWGSSTEVMNVCGVECTSVYESLEEDAPLIGMRLGIEPGAQYALTPGAEYDVYVAYWGDGGGNWGVQAGLDSAAMTLFDFDGAEGAVQGSFASSGAWAVKPLDNRTDNNSSEDEFYPASDDNDNPFLDNTPGAPAGSARNLRVGLVGTTMANASGHIDVFIDDKDSLEAGQRSFFDGLAFVPAGTPVFTTGALDRSTGGLTITNPTPADFQINAVRVTSPAGSLNANLWNSITEDGLINDPDGDWAITSPVSDSEVELAESDAGDLDGVTWLSGGATLDLGNVWRKGIFEDITIELDVVGGGTVVITPEYTGTPFETGDFDADGDIDADDYIRLVQGLHVEHATTSAAYAFGDINGSGAVDRSDVLAFAENFNLFNGSGTFAEMVEGLSVPEPSTGLLSLAATGLLALRRRRRAPVASPASRVANKGVLAAAMLVALLAAKPVSAVEVVNWEIDPLVPNSGSNLSNEATSSPTVGLIDGSNVPELDSADQTAIWGSIPIDVNLTNGQEVVLRGSVHLHGGESMNNGAFRWGIFQDDTPDEGEPTGSWLGYLASSSSGGGGGVGDGRLTAKNPDAGDWETATPISTNGTATELGGGGRIYNLSVGGTTDGYADGVYDYGITIGRYGDEVTVSSFLKLAHPEGDYNDNGKVDAADFTVWRDNLGTGAALPNRSLASHGDVSMADYDVWVNNFGNEYDHVLGGGTDTNSIPHPLFPVAQVEDPETMELVDAEVTPHLSFQYNRVAFLLADHLNADYAQFQDTEIAAQAIESVTLEVNAATGEATFKNVSSTDFSMTYYEITSPSDSLVESNWDSLAPDAVIDGVEWDRAAGSSDSILSEVNLFGAPASLPVGVTPISLGNIWDTGGEQDLTLFFIDDEGALIRGIVNYVGASVAVPEPSAIVLLSLAAAMAASIRRRGC, from the coding sequence TTGCTTATCACAGGCTGCCTCATCGGCCCCGCCGCAAGCGTCATGGCGCAAGGCTTGATTTACGTCGACGCCAAAGATGGCTACTACCCGAACAACAATCTCTACAGCACCTCCGAAGGGGCGATCGGGACCTTGATCGAGCCTGGCAACAATGACTTCGTCAACGGCGACGGCCGTTTCCCTGAAGACGGCGCCTGGCACTGGGCAAACTTCGGTTCCACCTGGGGTTCGTCCACCGAGGTGATGAACGTTTGCGGCGTTGAGTGCACCAGCGTGTACGAGTCACTCGAGGAGGACGCGCCTCTGATCGGCATGCGACTCGGAATCGAGCCGGGGGCGCAATACGCCCTCACGCCGGGAGCCGAGTACGATGTTTACGTCGCCTACTGGGGCGACGGGGGCGGCAACTGGGGCGTGCAAGCGGGCCTCGACTCCGCGGCGATGACCCTCTTTGACTTCGACGGAGCCGAAGGCGCGGTCCAAGGCTCCTTCGCCAGCAGTGGCGCCTGGGCGGTCAAGCCGCTCGACAACCGCACGGACAACAATTCGAGTGAAGACGAATTCTACCCGGCCAGCGACGACAACGATAACCCGTTCTTGGACAACACCCCCGGCGCCCCGGCCGGCTCGGCGCGTAACCTGCGCGTCGGCTTGGTCGGCACGACGATGGCCAACGCCTCGGGTCATATCGACGTGTTCATCGACGACAAAGACAGCCTGGAAGCGGGGCAACGTTCGTTCTTCGACGGCCTGGCGTTCGTTCCGGCCGGCACCCCTGTTTTCACCACGGGAGCGTTGGACCGTAGCACCGGCGGACTGACCATCACCAACCCCACACCAGCCGATTTCCAGATCAACGCCGTGAGGGTCACTTCGCCCGCGGGCAGCTTGAACGCGAATCTGTGGAACTCGATCACCGAAGACGGCTTGATCAACGACCCCGATGGCGACTGGGCCATCACTTCCCCGGTGAGCGACAGCGAAGTAGAGCTCGCCGAGAGCGACGCCGGCGACTTGGACGGCGTGACCTGGCTGAGCGGCGGCGCCACGCTGGACCTCGGGAACGTCTGGCGCAAGGGCATCTTCGAGGACATCACGATTGAGCTCGACGTCGTAGGCGGCGGCACCGTGGTGATTACTCCTGAATACACGGGCACGCCGTTCGAGACGGGCGATTTTGACGCCGACGGTGACATCGACGCCGACGATTACATCCGCCTGGTGCAAGGGCTCCACGTCGAACACGCGACCACATCAGCCGCGTACGCTTTCGGCGACATCAACGGCAGCGGCGCGGTGGACCGCAGCGACGTCTTGGCGTTTGCAGAAAACTTTAACCTGTTCAACGGTTCGGGCACTTTTGCCGAGATGGTCGAGGGCCTGTCGGTCCCCGAGCCCTCGACCGGACTGCTCTCTCTGGCCGCCACTGGACTGCTGGCCTTGCGTCGTCGCCGTCGGGCGCCCGTCGCATCGCCCGCTTCGCGGGTCGCTAACAAGGGGGTGCTCGCTGCGGCTATGCTCGTGGCGTTGCTCGCCGCCAAGCCGGTCTCAGCGGTCGAGGTGGTCAACTGGGAGATCGACCCGCTCGTTCCGAACAGCGGCTCCAATCTTAGTAACGAAGCAACCAGCTCCCCCACGGTTGGGTTGATTGACGGCAGCAACGTCCCGGAGCTCGACAGCGCCGATCAAACCGCGATTTGGGGCTCGATTCCAATCGACGTCAACCTGACCAACGGCCAAGAGGTGGTGCTGCGTGGTTCGGTCCACCTCCACGGCGGCGAGAGCATGAACAACGGGGCGTTCCGTTGGGGCATCTTCCAGGACGACACCCCCGACGAGGGAGAACCCACGGGCAGCTGGCTGGGATATCTGGCGAGCAGCTCGTCGGGCGGCGGCGGTGGGGTTGGCGATGGCCGATTGACGGCCAAGAACCCCGACGCCGGTGACTGGGAAACCGCCACGCCGATCTCGACCAACGGCACCGCCACCGAGCTGGGTGGAGGCGGCCGCATCTACAACCTCTCCGTCGGCGGCACGACCGACGGTTACGCCGACGGCGTGTACGATTACGGCATCACGATCGGCCGCTACGGCGACGAAGTGACCGTGAGCTCATTCCTCAAGCTTGCTCACCCCGAAGGTGACTACAACGACAACGGCAAGGTGGACGCGGCCGACTTCACGGTTTGGCGTGACAACCTGGGAACGGGCGCCGCACTGCCAAACCGCAGCCTCGCCAGCCATGGCGACGTGAGCATGGCCGATTACGACGTGTGGGTGAACAACTTCGGAAACGAGTACGACCACGTCCTGGGTGGCGGCACGGACACGAACTCGATCCCGCACCCGCTGTTCCCGGTCGCCCAAGTGGAAGACCCCGAAACCATGGAGCTGGTGGACGCCGAGGTCACGCCTCACTTGTCCTTCCAGTACAATCGGGTCGCTTTCTTGCTGGCGGATCACCTGAACGCCGATTACGCCCAGTTCCAGGACACCGAGATCGCGGCTCAAGCCATCGAGTCCGTCACGCTCGAGGTCAACGCCGCGACGGGCGAGGCCACGTTCAAGAACGTCTCGAGCACCGACTTCTCGATGACCTATTACGAGATCACGAGTCCCTCGGATTCGCTGGTCGAGAGCAATTGGGACAGCCTCGCCCCCGACGCGGTGATCGATGGCGTCGAATGGGATCGCGCGGCGGGGTCGAGCGACTCGATCCTTTCGGAGGTCAACCTGTTCGGCGCCCCGGCCTCGCTACCGGTCGGTGTGACGCCGATCAGCCTCGGTAATATCTGGGACACCGGCGGCGAGCAGGATTTGACCCTGTTCTTCATCGACGACGAAGGGGCGTTGATCCGGGGCATCGTCAACTACGTGGGGGCTTCGGTCGCCGTGCCCGAGCCTTCGGCGATCGTGCTCCTCTCCCTTGCGGCCGCCATGGCGGCCTCGATCCGGCGGCGGGGCTGCTGA
- a CDS encoding PEP-CTERM sorting domain-containing protein (PEP-CTERM proteins occur, often in large numbers, in the proteomes of bacteria that also encode an exosortase, a predicted intramembrane cysteine proteinase. The presence of a PEP-CTERM domain at a protein's C-terminus predicts cleavage within the sorting domain, followed by covalent anchoring to some some component of the (usually Gram-negative) cell surface. Many PEP-CTERM proteins exhibit an unusual sequence composition that includes large numbers of potential glycosylation sites. Expression of one such protein has been shown restore the ability of a bacterium to form floc, a type of biofilm.), translated as MNIRSKLIAATLGVGLMAMASSASAAFTYFDADLIGYTLAGSKTSPETPVAPNTTMVNGDPVPYVIGVGSGGTGWDNLWRIRENDGFGNRATGSPVVAGGTKPSADNGSGEQLIGDIIEARGDFGADNSENVPTLKTTVDVDPSDEGQEKAVYAFFWTAGTAGWQMSASLTNSSNLGPPTPSNPLQPVFQAGATGQVAYGETLGESNTTHLFNVFDASTESGTPPVDAVFQNPLYASNDLLLTSSDGSNSGGAAGDRQLWAAFLGNVTLGDELSVFISEGFSLGNLSGGNNRTWYDGIGYGDPIQGLSELPELVIPEPSAIALLSVVGITCLGRRRNRS; from the coding sequence ATGAACATACGATCGAAACTTATTGCGGCTACGCTCGGCGTCGGCCTCATGGCGATGGCGTCGAGCGCATCGGCCGCATTCACCTACTTCGACGCCGATCTGATCGGCTACACCTTGGCGGGCAGCAAAACCTCGCCCGAGACGCCCGTAGCGCCGAACACGACGATGGTCAACGGCGACCCGGTTCCCTATGTGATCGGTGTCGGTTCGGGTGGCACGGGTTGGGACAACTTGTGGCGTATCCGGGAGAACGATGGCTTTGGAAACAGGGCAACGGGCAGCCCGGTGGTCGCCGGCGGAACCAAGCCCTCGGCCGACAATGGCAGCGGCGAGCAACTTATCGGCGACATCATCGAGGCCCGAGGCGACTTTGGGGCCGACAACTCGGAGAACGTTCCTACGCTGAAAACGACCGTTGATGTCGACCCGTCTGACGAGGGCCAGGAAAAAGCGGTCTACGCCTTCTTTTGGACCGCGGGGACCGCGGGTTGGCAGATGAGCGCCTCGCTGACGAATAGCAGCAACTTGGGCCCCCCCACCCCATCGAACCCCCTGCAGCCGGTGTTCCAGGCGGGCGCCACGGGGCAAGTCGCTTACGGTGAGACCCTGGGCGAGTCGAACACAACCCACCTCTTCAACGTGTTCGACGCGAGCACCGAGAGCGGCACGCCGCCGGTTGACGCGGTTTTCCAGAACCCGCTGTACGCGAGCAACGACTTGCTGCTGACCAGCTCCGATGGGTCGAACAGCGGCGGCGCCGCCGGTGACCGACAGCTCTGGGCCGCCTTCCTGGGCAATGTGACGCTCGGCGACGAGCTCTCCGTGTTCATCAGTGAAGGCTTTTCGCTCGGCAACCTGTCGGGCGGAAACAACCGTACTTGGTACGACGGCATCGGATACGGCGACCCCATCCAGGGACTCAGCGAGTTGCCGGAGCTCGTCATTCCGGAGCCGTCGGCGATCGCCCTGCTGAGCGTTGTTGGAATCACGTGCCTCGGACGCCGCCGCAACCGAAGCTGA